Proteins encoded within one genomic window of Spiribacter curvatus:
- the phoR gene encoding phosphate regulon sensor histidine kinase PhoR, which yields MLMSNPWPAAAFRTAAGGAFITLFGVATGVPWLVLAAGSGLLVYNLSQAYRLERWLRASRRRRPPRGNGVWGHIFDGLDRQQLQQRTRRTRLVRLLRRFREGANAMPDGTIVLSAGGDMQWWNRLASRYLGLRWPQDRGQRIANLIRHPEFAAYLAERDWTAAVKIPSPQDPRRTLEIRIVPYGDHQQMLLARDITELHRLETMRRDFVGNVSHELRTPLTVLQGMSEQLGEMESLDAEELARPLALMDQQIGRMTRLVDDLLLLSRLETERPAGERGTIDMPALLTEAVDEARALSNERHSIALTMDESLGIDGDRDEIRSAISNLLSNAVKYTEAGGRIDVRWFAAEGAACLAVADTGRGVPPHHIPRLTERFYRVDHGRASRDGGTGLGLAIVKHVLSRHGGRLEVTSQVGVGSTFTALFPDYQRVGDASASTVS from the coding sequence ATGCTGATGAGTAACCCCTGGCCGGCGGCGGCCTTCCGGACGGCGGCCGGCGGTGCGTTCATCACACTGTTCGGTGTTGCCACGGGCGTCCCCTGGCTGGTGCTTGCTGCCGGCTCCGGCCTTCTGGTCTACAACCTCAGCCAGGCCTATCGGCTCGAGCGCTGGCTGCGGGCATCACGTCGGCGGCGGCCACCGCGCGGCAATGGGGTATGGGGGCATATCTTTGACGGGCTCGACCGCCAGCAGCTGCAGCAGCGCACGCGTCGAACCCGTCTTGTTCGGCTTCTGAGACGATTTCGTGAGGGTGCGAATGCGATGCCGGACGGGACGATCGTCCTGTCCGCGGGCGGTGATATGCAGTGGTGGAATCGGCTTGCATCCCGCTATCTCGGGCTCCGTTGGCCGCAGGACCGCGGCCAGCGCATCGCCAATCTCATCCGGCACCCGGAATTCGCGGCCTATCTGGCCGAGCGCGACTGGACGGCCGCGGTCAAGATTCCATCCCCCCAGGATCCGCGCCGCACGCTCGAGATCCGCATCGTCCCCTACGGTGACCATCAACAGATGCTGCTCGCACGAGACATTACCGAGCTGCATCGGCTCGAGACCATGCGCCGGGATTTTGTGGGCAATGTCAGTCATGAGCTGCGCACGCCGCTGACGGTTCTTCAGGGGATGTCCGAGCAGCTCGGCGAGATGGAGTCGCTGGACGCGGAGGAGCTGGCGCGGCCGCTGGCACTGATGGATCAGCAGATCGGTCGTATGACCCGCCTGGTTGATGATCTGTTGCTGCTCTCACGGCTCGAGACCGAGCGGCCCGCGGGAGAACGTGGCACGATCGACATGCCGGCGTTGCTCACCGAAGCCGTCGACGAGGCGCGCGCCCTCAGCAACGAGCGGCACAGCATCGCGCTGACCATGGATGAGTCGCTGGGCATCGACGGGGACCGGGACGAGATCCGCAGTGCCATCTCCAATCTGCTCTCCAACGCCGTGAAATATACCGAGGCGGGCGGACGCATTGATGTGCGCTGGTTTGCGGCTGAGGGGGCGGCCTGCCTGGCGGTGGCTGATACCGGACGCGGGGTCCCGCCCCACCACATCCCCCGGCTGACCGAGCGTTTCTACCGCGTCGATCATGGCCGTGCGAGCCGCGATGGTGGCACCGGGCTCGGGCTGGCGATCGTCAAACACGTACTCTCACGCCACGGGGGGCGGCTTGAGGTCACCAGCCAGGTCGGCGTCGGCAGTACCTTTACCGCGCTTTTTCCTGATTACCAGCGCGTCGGCGACGCCTCCGCCTCAACGGTTTCATGA